From the genome of Acidobacteriota bacterium, one region includes:
- a CDS encoding FG-GAP-like repeat-containing protein, with product MSGDVPVPGDYDGDGKTDLAVWRPSEGFWYIINSSTGGGSSQGWGNITDKPVPGDYDGDGKTDLAIWRSGAWWIINSSNGSVTTQTWGVSGDVPVPGDYDGDGKTDLAVWRPSEGFWYIVNSSTGGGRVQGWGNPNSSDKPVPGDYDGDGKTDLAIWRDGAWWIINSSNGSVTTQGWGVSGDMPTPTTVSIANNGGSNLLPRDGLASVSYDQTTNRINTAGWEYDAAGNQTRVQRTDGAWQRYVYDAAGRLVKVQNDSAVTQVIHTYGASNHRLIEQAGNESSNQRTYYGWAGDSVIAEYEETAAAPTTPRWVKSYVYLGGRLLATIAPNGGSERVEYHHPDRLGTRLVTNNQDTASFEQAALPFGTALDAESSGSTKRRFTSYDRSTVSGLDYAVNRHYDPLQGRFTQVDPIGMSSVSLSSPQTLNLYAYCTNDPINHTDPSGLGFFSFLGKVFSFFAKVAKWVAIVVAVAVLVAVAFPAFAPILGTILFNTGIWQLGAGVSASFLTGGAVAAGISLGATGLVIGGLAAAGAVNSFMAKKGARRVQRKRPAQRVAQAALSFDAVLQLVKDNNQARDAGVDDATVVCQAYKESRFIPTARAGSHRGLLQIGPTAAKAGGLGNGQFSAPKNPAFFNGIQDPAQNIRTGTSYLGLRIGQAGGDLTKGLEGYGTGSGYADNIVGCASWVNIGINATRQFGPDAGTTFFNQGLRTIYP from the coding sequence GTGAGCGGCGATGTGCCGGTGCCAGGAGATTACGACGGAGATGGAAAAACTGATTTAGCGGTGTGGCGACCATCAGAGGGATTCTGGTACATCATCAACAGCTCGACAGGGGGAGGAAGCTCTCAGGGGTGGGGCAATATCACCGACAAACCTGTGCCTGGAGATTACGACGGCGATGGCAAGACTGATTTGGCTATATGGCGGAGCGGCGCCTGGTGGATCATCAACAGCTCAAACGGATCCGTCACAACGCAGACCTGGGGGGTGAGCGGCGATGTGCCGGTGCCAGGAGATTACGACGGAGATGGAAAAACTGATTTAGCAGTGTGGCGGCCATCAGAGGGATTCTGGTACATCGTCAACAGCTCGACCGGCGGTGGGAGAGTGCAGGGGTGGGGCAATCCCAATAGCAGTGATAAACCTGTGCCCGGAGATTACGACGGCGATGGCAAGACTGATTTGGCTATATGGAGGGATGGCGCCTGGTGGATCATCAACAGCTCAAACGGATCTGTCACAACGCAGGGCTGGGGTGTAAGCGGCGACATGCCCACGCCGACCACGGTGAGCATTGCGAACAACGGTGGGAGCAACCTGTTGCCGCGAGACGGGCTGGCGTCTGTTTCATACGATCAGACTACGAATCGCATCAACACGGCGGGGTGGGAGTACGATGCAGCAGGCAATCAGACGCGCGTCCAGCGAACAGACGGAGCTTGGCAGAGGTATGTCTACGACGCGGCAGGCCGGCTTGTGAAGGTGCAGAATGATTCGGCCGTCACTCAGGTCATTCATACCTATGGCGCGAGCAATCATCGCCTGATCGAGCAGGCCGGGAATGAAAGCTCTAATCAGCGGACGTACTACGGGTGGGCGGGTGATTCGGTGATTGCGGAATACGAAGAGACCGCCGCTGCGCCTACGACTCCGAGATGGGTTAAGAGCTATGTGTATTTGGGAGGCAGGCTGCTTGCGACGATAGCTCCCAACGGCGGAAGCGAGCGAGTGGAGTATCACCATCCTGATCGGCTGGGCACTCGCCTCGTAACGAACAATCAAGACACGGCGAGCTTTGAGCAAGCTGCTTTGCCGTTTGGGACTGCGTTGGATGCTGAGTCGAGCGGGTCAACGAAACGGCGGTTCACGAGCTATGATCGAAGCACGGTCAGCGGGTTGGACTATGCTGTGAATCGTCACTACGACCCGCTGCAAGGGAGGTTCACTCAAGTCGATCCGATTGGGATGAGCTCGGTGAGCTTATCGAGTCCGCAGACTCTGAACCTTTATGCATACTGCACAAATGACCCAATCAACCACACAGACCCGAGCGGACTGGGCTTCTTTAGTTTCCTGGGGAAGGTCTTCAGCTTCTTTGCGAAAGTCGCAAAGTGGGTAGCGATCGTAGTGGCAGTCGCCGTGCTCGTGGCAGTCGCATTTCCGGCGTTTGCGCCAATACTGGGGACGATCTTGTTTAACACCGGGATATGGCAGCTAGGAGCTGGCGTTTCAGCGTCATTCCTTACAGGAGGCGCGGTAGCGGCTGGCATCTCGCTGGGCGCAACCGGGCTCGTCATAGGAGGCTTGGCGGCTGCTGGAGCCGTCAACAGTTTCATGGCTAAGAAAGGGGCGCGTCGCGTGCAGAGGAAGAGGCCGGCGCAGCGGGTAGCGCAAGCGGCGTTGTCCTTTGACGCGGTGCTGCAGTTGGTTAAGGATAACAATCAGGCACGGGATGCCGGAGTCGATGATGCGACCGTGGTGTGTCAAGCTTACAAGGAGTCGCGCTTTATCCCGACTGCTCGCGCGGGCTCGCACCGTGGTTTGTTGCAGATCGGTCCAACAGCGGCAAAGGCCGGCGGGCTTGGCAACGGGCAGTTTAGCGCGCCGAAAAATCCTGCCTTCTTCAATGGAATTCAGGATCCGGCTCAGAACATTCGCACAGGAACGAGCTATCTGGGACTTCGTATTGGACAGGCGGGCGGTGATCTGACAAAAGGGCTCGAAGGCTATGGCACCGGTTCCGGCTACGCCGATAACATTGTGGGGTGTGCTTCGTGGGTTAATATTGGGATTAACGCGACACGGCAATTCGGCCCGGATGCGGGAACCACGTTCTTTAACCAGGGCCTGCGCACCATCTATCCGTAG
- a CDS encoding lytic transglycosylase domain-containing protein, whose product MMLKKVLGILILVCSAVSASAQQRPLSPPERPPVPLTNEDQERARAEELKRGKAADAAALQRATLIKVPAALTGHHISSGNAAIDALVQEAAALNGLDPCLIVSIMRAESAFNRSAVSVKGAMGLMQLMPATATRFGVKNFFDPRENVLGGTKYLRWLLDRFSGDVRLALAGYNAGEGAVEFYGYRIPPFVETQNYVRTIYSRYSNIHLGSVPAAPAVEAIKPAELPGVKNPTYNQIIRFTSSNGDAARSGK is encoded by the coding sequence ATGATGTTGAAAAAGGTTTTAGGAATCCTCATCTTAGTGTGTTCCGCTGTTAGCGCCTCGGCGCAGCAGCGTCCGCTCTCGCCGCCTGAACGGCCGCCGGTGCCGCTCACCAACGAAGATCAGGAGCGCGCACGCGCCGAGGAATTGAAGAGGGGAAAGGCAGCCGACGCGGCGGCGCTTCAGCGAGCTACGCTGATCAAAGTGCCGGCTGCTCTTACCGGACATCACATCTCCTCGGGGAATGCTGCGATAGACGCGCTCGTTCAGGAAGCCGCCGCTCTGAACGGATTGGACCCCTGCCTTATTGTTTCTATTATGCGAGCGGAGTCCGCGTTCAACCGCTCGGCGGTGTCGGTGAAAGGCGCGATGGGCCTGATGCAGCTCATGCCTGCAACTGCCACCAGGTTCGGCGTGAAGAATTTTTTTGATCCGCGCGAGAACGTCCTGGGTGGAACAAAGTATCTGAGATGGTTGCTCGATCGATTCAGCGGGGATGTCAGACTCGCACTCGCGGGCTACAACGCCGGTGAGGGCGCGGTTGAGTTTTACGGCTATCGCATACCTCCTTTTGTGGAAACGCAGAACTACGTGCGAACGATCTACTCGCGCTACAGCAACATACATCTTGGATCAGTTCCGGCCGCTCCCGCAGTGGAAGCGATCAAGCCGGCGGAGCTGCCCGGTGTGAAGAATCCCACCTACAATCAGATCATCCGATTCACGTCCTCCAACGGCGACGCAGCGCGATCCGGCAAGTGA
- a CDS encoding TrbG/VirB9 family P-type conjugative transfer protein — protein sequence MKVVVTFGILLMSFGAVSSARAQSPVTTLALNADRIGEIKTAQGITTMIRFPEAVQEIICGDLYDAATGKGTFVVQRSGQPDHPGNEVFIKPVSPKGASNMFVKTDGKRTYSFDLTIVPTTQAHRMVNVTDMAPATSASPSAPPPAPDQRGSEPEKPAPDFERLKADAEQQSRQKAGEIIRNAQEQADRKIAEADAKLAEAERLAPQRADQEIERRFMQALMLGLREAKVSNTRVTAKKIVITLDPRMLQFDDKAYLRYTIQNTGDKDFAFTAMSLEVGLGKEASPLTAVVNQSKAENLLAPGESLTGVIVFDPKQVGAKQKLTLFVRGEDSAELAHVTINQ from the coding sequence TTGAAAGTAGTCGTAACCTTCGGAATCTTATTGATGTCGTTCGGAGCAGTTTCGAGCGCGCGCGCGCAGTCGCCTGTCACTACGCTTGCATTGAATGCGGATCGTATCGGAGAAATTAAAACCGCTCAGGGAATCACTACGATGATCCGCTTTCCCGAGGCAGTTCAAGAGATCATTTGCGGCGATCTGTACGATGCGGCCACCGGGAAGGGCACATTCGTTGTCCAGCGCAGCGGCCAACCCGACCATCCCGGCAATGAAGTCTTCATCAAGCCCGTCTCGCCTAAAGGCGCCAGCAACATGTTCGTGAAGACCGACGGCAAGCGCACCTACAGTTTCGATCTGACCATAGTTCCTACAACTCAGGCACACCGCATGGTCAACGTTACCGACATGGCGCCGGCAACTAGTGCGAGCCCAAGCGCGCCGCCGCCCGCGCCCGATCAACGTGGTTCCGAGCCTGAGAAGCCGGCGCCGGACTTCGAACGCCTGAAAGCAGACGCAGAGCAGCAATCTCGTCAAAAGGCCGGCGAGATTATTCGTAACGCGCAGGAGCAGGCCGATAGAAAGATTGCCGAGGCCGACGCCAAACTTGCCGAGGCCGAGCGACTGGCGCCGCAGCGGGCCGATCAGGAAATCGAGCGGCGCTTCATGCAAGCTCTGATGTTGGGACTACGCGAAGCCAAAGTGAGCAACACCCGCGTGACCGCGAAGAAGATCGTCATCACTCTCGATCCGCGAATGCTCCAGTTCGACGACAAGGCGTACCTGCGCTACACCATTCAGAACACCGGTGACAAGGATTTTGCATTCACGGCGATGTCCCTCGAGGTGGGCTTGGGAAAAGAGGCGAGCCCGCTTACGGCCGTTGTCAATCAAAGCAAGGCGGAGAATCTGCTCGCCCCGGGTGAGTCTCTGACGGGCGTCATCGTCTTCGACCCGAAGCAGGTTGGAGCCAAACAAAAGCTCACGCTGTTCGTTCGCGGCGAAGACAGCGCCGAGCTTGCTCACGTAACGATCAATCAATGA
- the rfbC gene encoding dTDP-4-dehydrorhamnose 3,5-epimerase, with protein MKRIDTSLPGVCLIEPTVLEDERGFFFESYHELKLAELGIRHRFVQDNHARSVKHTLRGLHYQIKDPQVKLCRVVQGEVLDVVVDIRRGSPHFGRWESSVLSAANKRQMYVPPGFAHGYLVLTETAEFLYKCSDFYRPEFERGVAWNDQDIGIKWGIQTPILSAKDRTNPALGDIALAELPEYK; from the coding sequence ATGAAACGTATTGATACTTCGCTTCCCGGTGTCTGTTTGATCGAGCCCACTGTCTTAGAGGATGAACGGGGGTTTTTCTTCGAAAGCTATCACGAGCTCAAGTTGGCCGAGCTAGGAATAAGACACCGGTTTGTTCAGGACAACCATGCCAGATCGGTCAAACACACTTTGCGTGGCTTGCACTATCAAATCAAGGACCCTCAAGTGAAGCTTTGCCGCGTAGTTCAGGGAGAAGTGCTCGATGTTGTAGTCGACATCAGACGCGGTTCGCCGCATTTCGGCAGGTGGGAAAGCAGCGTGCTCTCGGCGGCAAACAAGCGCCAGATGTATGTGCCGCCCGGTTTCGCGCACGGCTATCTGGTTTTAACCGAGACCGCTGAGTTTTTGTACAAGTGCAGCGACTTCTACCGTCCCGAGTTCGAGCGCGGCGTCGCATGGAACGATCAGGACATTGGGATCAAGTGGGGCATACAGACCCCGATTCTGTCCGCTAAGGATCGAACAAACCCGGCGCTCGGTGACATTGCTTTGGCTGAGCTGCCGGAGTACAAATGA
- a CDS encoding DegT/DnrJ/EryC1/StrS family aminotransferase encodes MTAEVPFLELGQTYIEIKDELDAAYQRVMNSSWYILGEEVKEFEKEFAAYCGTKHCVGVGNGLEALHLILRAYGIGPGDEVIVPANTYIATWLGVSQAGATVIPVEPTEGTYNIDPRRIGAAITPRTKAILPVHLYGQPADMGPINDLARKHELKVIEDAAQAHGARYRDRQVGSLGDAAGWSFYPTKNLGAYGDAGAVTTDDDELADKVRLLRNYGSKIKYYNDEKGINSRLDELQAALLRVRLKHLDEWNSRRVRIAAKYLEELRETGLMLPAVCEGADPVWHLFVVRSQRRDELQAYLKSRGVHTLVHYPVPPHLQEAYPELALSARRLPITEAIHREVLSLPMGAQLSDAGVLRVIEGVRSFRIQN; translated from the coding sequence ATGACGGCAGAAGTCCCATTCCTGGAGTTAGGGCAAACCTACATCGAAATAAAAGATGAACTGGACGCCGCTTACCAGCGGGTGATGAACTCCTCCTGGTACATTCTGGGCGAAGAAGTGAAAGAGTTTGAGAAAGAGTTCGCGGCCTACTGCGGCACAAAACATTGCGTCGGAGTAGGCAATGGACTCGAAGCGTTGCATCTGATCCTTCGTGCGTATGGGATCGGGCCGGGCGATGAGGTTATTGTTCCGGCGAACACTTACATCGCGACGTGGCTCGGGGTTTCCCAAGCTGGAGCAACGGTAATTCCCGTTGAGCCGACCGAGGGAACTTACAACATCGACCCTCGACGCATCGGGGCAGCGATTACGCCGAGAACAAAAGCGATTCTTCCCGTTCACCTATATGGCCAGCCGGCGGATATGGGCCCGATCAATGACCTCGCGCGAAAACACGAGTTGAAAGTTATCGAAGACGCAGCGCAGGCTCACGGGGCGCGGTACCGGGACCGCCAGGTTGGCAGTCTTGGCGACGCTGCGGGGTGGAGCTTCTATCCCACTAAGAATCTTGGAGCTTATGGCGACGCGGGCGCGGTGACGACTGATGACGATGAGTTAGCCGACAAAGTGCGCTTGCTTCGCAACTACGGATCTAAGATCAAGTATTACAACGACGAGAAGGGTATCAACAGCCGTCTCGACGAGCTCCAGGCGGCTCTGCTTAGAGTGAGGCTTAAGCATCTGGACGAATGGAACAGCCGCCGAGTGCGGATTGCAGCGAAGTATCTTGAAGAGCTGCGAGAAACCGGCCTGATGCTTCCTGCAGTGTGCGAGGGCGCGGACCCTGTCTGGCACTTGTTCGTAGTGAGGAGTCAACGGCGCGATGAGCTACAGGCATATCTGAAGAGCCGTGGCGTTCACACGCTGGTTCACTATCCCGTCCCGCCACACTTGCAGGAGGCCTATCCGGAATTGGCTCTTTCGGCCCGGCGACTACCAATTACCGAAGCGATCCATCGCGAAGTTCTCAGCCTGCCGATGGGGGCGCAGCTGTCTGATGCTGGCGTTCTGCGAGTAATCGAAGGCGTGCGATCATTCAGGATCCAAAACTAA
- a CDS encoding FdtA/QdtA family cupin domain-containing protein, giving the protein MSTEARLLEGCSVAAVRLQELPLIRDPRGSLSFAQYEETLPFLPKRYFIVFDVGEGQTRGGHAHSKVHQLLVCVKGSCLVSLDDGRARDEVWLDRPELALYVPPRIWATEKQFSRDAVLMVLASDVYDPDEYIEDYDEFLRAVKA; this is encoded by the coding sequence ATGTCCACAGAAGCCCGGTTGCTTGAGGGTTGCAGCGTTGCGGCAGTTCGCCTTCAAGAGTTACCTCTCATTCGGGACCCACGCGGGAGCCTTTCTTTCGCTCAGTATGAAGAGACGTTGCCTTTCCTGCCTAAGCGGTACTTCATCGTCTTCGATGTCGGCGAGGGGCAGACGCGAGGTGGACATGCACATAGCAAGGTGCATCAGCTTCTCGTATGCGTGAAAGGTTCGTGCCTGGTCTCGCTCGACGATGGAAGGGCTCGCGACGAGGTGTGGCTCGACAGACCCGAACTAGCTCTTTACGTACCTCCGAGAATCTGGGCGACCGAGAAACAATTCTCTCGTGACGCGGTGCTAATGGTGCTTGCCTCCGACGTGTACGATCCCGACGAGTACATAGAAGACTATGACGAATTCCTGAGGGCGGTTAAGGCATGA
- a CDS encoding polysaccharide biosynthesis/export family protein, whose protein sequence is MSDETRTTQPILIGAMITLLVVALAPAAAQTRQQPQVKLPPSTPVEQNTTPSIVVAPDQDYRIGPRDVIEVRVEDAPELSNTYQVNADGTFLMPYLKRVKAQDKTPEELSRFIGDTLRNRYLKDPQVLVVVKQYYSRTFFIQGAVRSPGVYQMEGHPSLLKLINVAGGLAENHGSTAFIIREVKSNKKADLSSDADGTTKQSPAVVANQTTQTASPAEEPVPDYTLKTVNISGLFQGRFDQNAYVEPGDIVNIPQADVFFVAGEVNAPGSFRLSDGTTLRQAIALSQGTTLNAAMGKGVIFRQDLATGKRLEIQVDIGAVMKGGKDIEILANDMVIVPNSRAKTVGNSILKAMGMASAQRGIIR, encoded by the coding sequence ATGAGCGACGAAACCAGGACGACGCAGCCAATCCTCATAGGAGCAATGATCACGCTACTCGTTGTCGCGCTTGCGCCGGCGGCGGCGCAGACTCGCCAGCAGCCGCAGGTCAAGCTTCCGCCTTCCACGCCTGTCGAGCAAAACACAACACCGTCGATCGTGGTCGCGCCCGATCAGGACTACCGCATCGGTCCTCGCGATGTGATCGAGGTTCGAGTGGAAGACGCACCCGAATTATCAAACACATATCAGGTCAACGCCGACGGCACTTTCTTGATGCCTTATCTAAAGCGGGTGAAGGCGCAAGACAAGACGCCCGAGGAACTGTCCAGGTTCATTGGCGACACACTGCGTAACCGCTACCTTAAAGACCCGCAGGTGCTTGTGGTAGTGAAGCAGTATTACAGCCGCACCTTCTTCATACAGGGGGCAGTTAGGTCGCCGGGCGTTTATCAGATGGAAGGCCATCCGTCGCTATTGAAGTTGATTAACGTCGCGGGGGGGCTGGCTGAGAACCACGGCTCTACTGCATTCATCATTCGCGAGGTCAAGAGCAACAAGAAAGCCGATTTGTCGAGCGACGCTGACGGAACTACCAAACAGTCGCCGGCTGTTGTAGCGAATCAAACGACTCAAACCGCGAGTCCGGCCGAAGAACCAGTCCCCGATTACACGCTTAAGACGGTGAACATCAGCGGCCTGTTTCAGGGACGCTTCGATCAGAACGCCTACGTCGAGCCGGGTGACATTGTAAACATACCGCAAGCCGATGTGTTCTTCGTGGCGGGCGAGGTGAATGCGCCCGGATCTTTTCGCTTAAGCGACGGGACGACTTTACGACAGGCCATTGCGCTATCACAGGGCACAACGCTCAACGCCGCAATGGGGAAAGGTGTCATCTTCCGTCAAGATCTGGCCACCGGCAAGCGCCTGGAGATACAGGTTGACATCGGCGCGGTGATGAAGGGAGGGAAAGACATCGAGATCCTGGCGAATGATATGGTGATAGTTCCTAACAGCAGAGCCAAGACCGTTGGCAATTCGATACTAAAAGCCATGGGGATGGCCTCGGCGCAACGAGGAATAATTCGCTAG
- a CDS encoding ExeM/NucH family extracellular endonuclease, with protein MKRKASPGKRIAVRVRRNASVLLLITIFLSAAYLVASPPRVQGISSGVVISQVYGGGGNVGATFTHDFIELFNRGTTTVSLAGWSVQYTSATGTGNFGSATNLITPLSGSIAPGQYFLIQEATNAAVGSPLPTPDVTDATPIAMAAGAGKVALVNTTTPLGCNGSVGQPCTPAALATIVDLVGYGNANFFEGAGAAPTLSAILAAFRALGGCTDTDNNASDFAAATPNPRNTSSPLNTCVGDAAPAVASTVPINGATNVALNASITVNFSEAVNVSGTWFTIVGTSSGSHAAAVSGGPTTFTLDPTIDFVNNESVTVTIVASQVTDLDTNDPPDLMAADFAFSFATPVVLICGDPATLIHAIQGSGPASPIVGATNVVIEGIVVGDYQGAGQFSGYFVQEEDADADADPATSEGIFVFNTSFAVNVGDKVRVKGTVTEFLTSGVTLTELTSVSALSVCSSGNSLPSSSTVTLPVASIADWERYEGMRIDILQDLTVTDNFTLGRFGEVGLSVDGRLLNPTNITTPGALAIAQQDLNDRRRIVLDDANNLQNIDPTLYPAPGLSAFNTLRVGYKVSGLTGVLEQRFGLYRVQPVGPISFTADNPRPAAHAAVGGTLKVAGLNVLNYFNGDGLGGGFPTARGADTTTEFTRQRDKIINSITTINPDIAGLSEIENDATPNSAIEDLVAGLNAATAPGTYAFINTGVVGTDEIRVAFIYKPATVAPVGSHAILTTTVDPLFIDTRNRPALAQTFSQISTGAKFTVVVNHLKSKGSACADIGDPDTGDGQGNCNLTRTNAATALVNWLATDPTGSGDPDFLIMGDLNSYAKEDPITVIKNAGYTELINAFVGADAYSYQFDGQSGYLDHALASATLSSQVTGATEWHINADEPVVLDYNVEFKTVNQVNTFYDPGAFRASDHDPVVVGLALNDPPTVDAGGPYSVVEGGSVLVSAVGSDPNGGTLTYAWDLDNNGSFETPGQTATFSAAALTAPGTHTIKVQVTDDGGLTATDEATVFVIYNFSGFFPPIDNLPAVNLVKAGSSVQIKFSLGGNKGLGIFQTGYPKSQVIPCGSTAEVEGAESTVAAGSTGLSFDATTNQYSYVWKTDKTWANTCRQLVVKLIDGTIHRANFKFK; from the coding sequence ATGAAAAGAAAAGCAAGTCCTGGGAAGAGAATAGCTGTGCGTGTACGGCGGAACGCCTCCGTTCTGCTTCTGATAACGATCTTTCTATCTGCAGCCTACTTGGTTGCGTCGCCCCCCCGAGTCCAAGGCATCTCAAGCGGAGTCGTAATCAGTCAGGTGTACGGCGGCGGCGGCAACGTCGGCGCGACCTTCACTCACGACTTTATCGAACTATTCAACCGTGGCACTACCACGGTCTCACTGGCCGGATGGTCGGTGCAGTATACGAGCGCAACTGGCACCGGTAACTTCGGCTCCGCAACTAATCTGATCACACCTTTGTCTGGTTCCATTGCTCCGGGCCAGTATTTTTTGATTCAGGAAGCTACAAACGCGGCTGTCGGTTCACCGCTTCCAACACCGGACGTTACCGATGCAACTCCAATTGCTATGGCCGCTGGCGCAGGGAAAGTGGCTTTGGTCAACACAACAACTCCTCTCGGTTGCAACGGAAGCGTTGGGCAACCCTGCACACCTGCCGCGCTTGCCACTATCGTGGACCTAGTCGGCTACGGCAATGCGAACTTCTTCGAGGGAGCCGGAGCCGCGCCGACTCTATCGGCTATACTTGCTGCCTTCCGGGCACTGGGCGGCTGCACCGATACGGATAACAACGCGTCCGATTTTGCTGCTGCTACGCCGAACCCACGCAACACGAGCTCTCCACTAAATACCTGTGTTGGCGATGCTGCGCCAGCGGTAGCTAGTACTGTTCCGATCAACGGCGCTACCAACGTCGCCCTGAACGCGTCCATCACAGTCAACTTCAGCGAAGCTGTAAACGTGAGCGGCACGTGGTTCACGATCGTCGGCACCTCGAGTGGCTCGCATGCTGCTGCGGTGAGCGGCGGTCCGACGACCTTCACCCTCGATCCCACCATCGATTTTGTTAATAACGAATCTGTCACCGTGACAATTGTGGCGAGCCAGGTGACTGACCTGGATACGAATGATCCGCCAGACCTAATGGCAGCGGACTTTGCCTTCAGCTTTGCCACGCCGGTCGTACTGATCTGCGGCGACCCGGCTACTCTTATTCACGCCATCCAGGGTAGCGGTCCGGCCAGCCCGATCGTTGGAGCGACGAATGTGGTAATTGAGGGGATCGTCGTCGGCGATTATCAGGGAGCCGGCCAGTTTAGTGGCTACTTCGTGCAAGAGGAAGATGCCGATGCCGATGCTGATCCCGCGACGTCGGAAGGGATCTTTGTTTTCAACACCAGCTTCGCGGTTAATGTCGGCGATAAGGTTCGTGTGAAGGGCACCGTCACCGAGTTCTTAACCAGCGGCGTTACCCTGACCGAACTCACAAGTGTTTCCGCACTCTCTGTCTGTAGTTCCGGCAACAGCCTTCCCTCGTCCTCAACTGTTACGCTTCCAGTCGCAAGCATCGCTGATTGGGAACGCTACGAGGGGATGCGGATCGACATTCTGCAAGATTTGACCGTTACCGACAACTTCACCCTTGGCCGATTCGGGGAAGTCGGTCTTTCTGTAGACGGACGCCTGTTGAATCCGACCAACATCACAACGCCCGGCGCCTTGGCTATCGCGCAACAAGACCTCAACGACCGCAGACGCATAGTGCTCGATGACGCCAACAACCTTCAAAACATCGACCCGACGCTTTATCCTGCTCCAGGGTTGAGCGCCTTCAACACTCTGCGGGTGGGTTACAAGGTCAGCGGCCTGACCGGTGTGCTGGAGCAGAGGTTCGGGCTTTACCGAGTGCAACCGGTGGGTCCGATCAGCTTTACCGCGGATAACCCGCGACCGGCCGCGCACGCTGCTGTTGGCGGCACGCTTAAAGTCGCCGGCCTCAACGTCTTGAATTATTTCAACGGTGACGGGCTGGGCGGAGGATTCCCGACTGCGCGAGGCGCAGACACAACGACTGAGTTCACACGCCAGAGAGACAAGATCATCAACTCGATTACGACCATCAATCCTGATATTGCGGGGTTGAGTGAAATAGAAAATGACGCGACCCCCAACAGCGCCATTGAAGACCTTGTAGCCGGCCTGAACGCAGCGACCGCGCCTGGCACCTATGCCTTTATTAATACCGGAGTGGTCGGGACAGATGAAATTCGCGTCGCGTTCATCTACAAGCCCGCGACCGTTGCGCCTGTCGGCTCACACGCCATTCTCACTACGACGGTGGACCCGCTGTTCATTGACACAAGAAATCGTCCGGCGCTGGCTCAGACGTTTAGTCAGATTTCGACGGGCGCGAAATTCACGGTCGTGGTCAATCACTTGAAGTCAAAGGGCTCGGCCTGCGCTGACATAGGTGACCCTGATACAGGTGATGGTCAGGGCAACTGTAACTTGACCCGCACCAACGCTGCCACGGCGTTGGTTAACTGGCTTGCGACAGACCCCACTGGCAGCGGCGATCCGGACTTTCTGATCATGGGCGATCTCAATTCTTATGCGAAGGAAGACCCGATCACCGTGATCAAGAACGCCGGCTACACTGAGCTGATAAATGCTTTCGTGGGAGCCGATGCCTACTCATACCAATTCGACGGGCAGTCAGGCTATCTTGATCACGCGCTGGCCAGCGCAACCCTGTCTTCGCAAGTGACAGGCGCGACCGAGTGGCATATCAATGCTGATGAGCCGGTAGTCCTCGACTACAACGTCGAGTTCAAGACAGTCAATCAGGTTAATACGTTCTATGATCCGGGCGCATTCCGCGCGTCTGATCACGACCCAGTCGTCGTGGGGCTGGCCCTTAACGACCCCCCAACAGTCGATGCGGGCGGACCGTACTCGGTGGTTGAAGGCGGATCCGTCCTGGTAAGTGCGGTGGGGAGCGACCCGAACGGCGGGACTCTCACCTATGCCTGGGACCTCGACAACAATGGCAGCTTTGAGACGCCGGGCCAGACCGCGACCTTTTCGGCTGCCGCATTGACTGCTCCTGGCACGCATACGATCAAGGTGCAAGTCACCGATGATGGTGGTCTTACTGCAACCGACGAGGCGACCGTATTTGTGATTTACAACTTCAGCGGTTTCTTCCCTCCGATTGACAACCTCCCAGCAGTAAACTTGGTGAAGGCCGGCTCTTCCGTACAGATAAAATTCAGCCTGGGCGGTAACAAGGGACTGGGGATCTTCCAAACTGGTTATCCCAAGTCGCAAGTAATACCTTGTGGCTCGACGGCCGAGGTGGAAGGCGCCGAGTCGACAGTAGCGGCTGGATCAACCGGCCTGTCTTTCGATGCCACCACTAATCAGTACAGCTACGTCTGGAAAACAGATAAGACCTGGGCCAACACCTGCCGGCAACTGGTTGTGAAGTTGATTGACGGCACCATTCATCGAGCGAACTTCAAGTTCAAATAA